The Deinococcus carri genome segment GCACCAGGGCCGCATCGCGGAAATGCGTACCGGCGAGGGCAAGACGCTGGTCGCCACGCTGGCGCTGGCTCTCAACGCCCTGGAGGGCAAGGGCTGCCACCTCGTCACCGTGAACGACTACCTGGCGCGGGTCGGCATGGAGGAGATGGGCCTGCTGTACCGCACGCTGGGCCTGACGGTGGGCCTGGCGAGCCGCGACCTCCAGCCCCACGAGAAGCAGGCCGCCTACGCCTGCGACATCACCTACGTCACCAACTCGGAGCTGGGCTTCGACTACCTGCGTGACAACATGGCCCAGAGCCGCGAGCAACTGGTGCTGCGCGCCGACAGCCCGCTGCACTACGCGATTGTCGACGAGGTGGACTCGATCCTGATCGACGAGGCCCGCACCCCGCTGATCATCTCGGGCGCGGCCGAAAAGGCCACCGACCTGTACTACGTGTATGCCAAGCTGATTCGCCGTCTCCAGCGCGGCGAACCGGCCGAACCCGGCAAGCGCACCGAGCCGACCGGCGACTACACCATTGACGAGAAGGGCAAGCAGGTCCACCTCACCGAGCAGGGCATCTCCAAGATCGAGCGCCTGCTGTCGCTGCCGGACCTCTACAGCCCGGAAAACATGGACAAGGCGCACATGATCACCCAGGCGATCCGTGCGCGCGAGCTGTACCAGCGCGAGAAGGACTACATCGTCAACAATGAGGGTGAAGTCATCATCATCGACGAGTTCACGGGCCGCTCGATGCCGGGCCGCCGCTACGGCGAGGGGCTGCACCAGGCCATCGAGGCGAAAGAGGGCGTCAAGATCGAGAACGAGAACCAGACGCTCGCCACGATCACCTACCAGAACTTCTTCCGCCTCTACGACAAGTTCGCGGGCATGACCGGCACCGCCAAGACCGAGGAAAAGGAGTTTCTCGACATCTACGGCTCGGACGTGCTGGTGATCCCCACCAACCGGCCGGTGGTCCGCCAGGACGCCGACGATCTGGTGTACCGCACCCGCCTGGGCAAGTACAACGCGGTGGTGCAGGAGGTCGCGCAGATACACGCCACCGGCCGCCCCATCCTGATCGGTACGGCCAGCATCGACACCAGCGAGCAGCTCAGCAGCCTGCTGACGCAGGCGGGCATCAAGCACTCGGTGCTGAACGCCAAGTACGAGGCGCAGGAAGCCAGCATCATCGCGCAGGCGGGCCGGTCGGGCACCGTCACCATCGCCACCAACATGGCCGGGCGCGGCACCGACATCATGCTGGGCGGCAACGCCGAGTACATCCTGGGCGAGGCCATCGAGCAGAACTTCGGCATCAGCCGCTTTGCCCCCGAGGCCGAGGCCTTTATCAAGGCGATCAGCCGCCAGGACCCGGAGGCCGAGAGGCTGGGGATGCAGATTCCGGGCATGGTGCCTGACTTTATCCGCCAGGCCCAGCAGCTTCAGGAGGGCACGGTGGCCGACCGCGCCCGCGTGCAGGAACTCGGCGGCCTGCACATCATCGGCACCGAGCGCCACGAGTCGCGCCGCATCGACAACCAGCTCCGCGGCCGCGCGGGCCGTCAGGGGGACCCCGGTTCCAGCCGCTTCTACGTCAGCTTCGAGGACGACCTGATGCGCCTCTTTGCCAACGACCGCGTGGTCGCCATGATGGACAGCCTAGGCATGGACGACACCCAGCCTATCGAGGCCAAGATGGTCACGGGGGCCATCGCCAAGGCGCAGGCGCGCGTCGAGGACCGCAACTTCGGCATTCGCAAGCAACTGCTGGAGTTCGACAACGTGATGAGCAAGCAGCGCGACACCATCTACGCCCAGCGCCGCGAGGTGCTGCTCGGGGCCGACGAGGACGTGGAGGAATCGACCGAGGGCATGATCGCCGACTTCACCGACATGCAGCTCGCCTACTACGCCCCGCTCGACCAGGCCCCGGAAAGCTGGGACCTCGACACGCTGCGCACCAACATGCTGGAAGCCGTGCCCCAGCTCGAAACCTACGACTTCGAGGCGCTGCGGACCATGACGCCCGCCGATGCCCATGCCCACCTGATGAACGCGGTCGCGGACACCTTCGACGCCCGCAAGGAAGAACTCAGCCCCACTATGCTCAACAGCCTGTCGCGCTACGTGCTGCTTCAGGTCGTGGACCAGCACTGGAAGGAGCACCTGCACGGCATGGACGTGCTGCGGCAGGGCATCGGCCTGCGCGGCTACGGCCAGCGCGACCCCTTCACCGAGTACAAGTTCGAGGCCACGAACATGTTCAACGACATGATCGACAACCTCAAGGGCGAGGTCACCAAGTTCGTGTTTAGGATGCAGTTCGGCCAGGCGAGCTGAGCGAGGCCGCCGGGTAGGGGAGGGGGCGTGGGCCGGGAGGTCTGCGCCCTCTTTCAGGTTCGGCGGTCGAGAGGTCGAGGGGTCGGGGCAGGGAGCATCTCGACCTCTCGACTCTTTTCCTCGACCTCTCAACCGCCGTCTTTCCCGGCGGCTTCCGGCCCTGCGTGGTAAACTTCACCCGTCAGCCAAGCGTCAGCGTTCACCCTGGGAATCTCGTTTGCGTACCCCGGTTGCCCGACACCATTCACGGGCGAGAGATGGGGCGAAAGGTAGGCCGCTCATGGCGGAAGTCGTTCTGGAACATATCAACAAGTACTACGGCACCAAGCAGCACGCGGTGAAGGATTTCAACCTCCACATCGCGGACCGGGAGTTCATGGTCTTCGTGGGTCCGTCGGGCTGCGGCAAGTCCACCACGCTGCGCATGATCGCGGGCCTGGAGGACATCTCGGACGGCGTGCTGCGCATCGGGGACCGCATCGTGAACGACGTGCCCCCCAAGGACCGCGACATTGCGATGGTCTTCCAGAACTACGCGCTGTACCCGCACATGAACGTCTACGAGAACATGGCTTTTGGCCTCAAGCTGCGCAAGACGCCCCGCGAGGAGATCGACAAGCGCGTGCGCGACGCGGCGCGGATTCTCCAGATCGAGCACCTGCTGGGCCGCAAGCCCAAGGAACTCTCGGGCGGTCAGCGCCAGCGCGTGGCGATGGGCCGCGCCATCGTGCGTGAACCCAAGGTCTTCCTGATGGACGAGCCGCTTTCTAACCTCGACGCCAAGCTGCGCGTGGAGATGCGCTCGCAGATTTCCCAGCTTCACCGCCGCCTGGGCGCGACCATCATCTACGTGACCCACGACCAGGTCGAGGCGATGACGCTGGGCGACCGCATCGTGGTGATGCGCGACGGCTTGATCATGCAGGTGGACACGCCCATGAACCTCTACGACTTCCCGCAGAACAAGTTCGTGGCGGGCTTTATCGGCAGCCCCTCCATGAACTTCCTGACGGGCCGGGTGCAGAACGGCGAGTTCGTCGTGGGCAGCAGCCGGGTCGCGCCGATGGGCCGCCTCGCGCAGAGCCTCAAGGCCTACGAGGGCCGGGAAGTCTCCCTGGGGATCCGCCCCGAGCATATCGGCGTGGTCGGCTTCAGCGAGCTGCCGCGGGGCGTGAACGTGCTGCGCGGCCGGGTCGTGGTGGTCGAGCCGCTGGGCGCGCAGACCGACCTGATCATCGACGTGGAGGGGCAGCACATCACCGCCAAGGTGGAAGGTCAGGCTCCCCTGGAACCCGGCGACGACATCGAGCTGCTGATCGACCAGACCCGCCTGCACGCCTTCGAGCAGGAAAGCGAGGCGGCCATCGACCGGGGCAGCCCGACCGGCAAGCGCGGCCAGGCGGACACCACGGGCCTGGGCTACGAGTACGGCACGCCGCAGGTGGGGCAGGCCAGCATGGACAGCGGCACAGAGGTGCAAGTGCCTACCGGCTCCGTCACCGTGATCTCTGCCGACGACTGATGCTCTAAACCAGGGAGGCGGGGAACGGGATGGCACCGTTCCCCGCCTCCTCATGTCGCCCACCTTTACCTGCCCTTTAACGGGGAGTAGAGTGGCGCATCACTTCAACCTTCCGGCTTCCGGCGACAGGCCGGGGTGCCGGAACAGGCCGTACCGGAGGAACCCGCATGATCAAAAAAGCACTGCTGACCCTGACCGCCCTGACCCTGCTCGCCAGCGTCGCCCAGGCCCGCACCTGGGACGAGATCAAGCGCAGTGGCACCATCAGGATTGCCACCGAGGGGGCCTTTCCGCCCTTCAACGTGATGAAGGGCAACCAGCCCACCGGCTTCGAGGTGGACCTCGCCAACGCGCTCGCCAAGCAGATGGGCCTCAAGGTGCAGTGGGTGACGCAACCCTTCGACAACCTGCTGATCGGGCTGAACCAGGACCGCTACGACTTCGTGATCGCCAGCCACGGCATCACGCCCGAGCGGCAGAAGGCGGTGGACTTCGCTAGCCCGCACTACTGCACGGGCGGTGCCATCGTCACCCGGCCCGGCGGCCCGATGACGGCGGCGGCCCTGCAAGGCAAGAAGGTCGGCGTGCAGGTCGGCACCACCTACCTCCAGAACGTCAGCAAGCTGCCCGGCCTCGGGGAGGTCAAGACCTACCCCAAGGACACCGACGCGCAGGCTGCGCTGATGGCGGGCCGCGTGGACGCCTGGGTGGGCGACCGCTTTACCGGCCTCGAAGTGGTCAAGGCCCAGAAGGGCAAGCTGGTGCAGGGCGACCTGCTGTTCAAGGAGCGCATCGCCATGGCGGTCAAGAAGGGCAACACCAGCCTGCTCAAGGAGCTGAACGCCGCCCTCGCCAAGGCGATGAACAACGGCACCTATGCCAAGATCAGTAACGAGTACTTCGGCCAGGACATCCGCTGCCGCTGAGGCTCCCCGTCCCCTGATTCCCCGGTCGTGTGGCCGGGGATTTTCTTTGGCGGGGAGGTGGGGCGGACTGTCTCCCGATCCTCATGGAGGCGCTACCACCCGCAGGGCATCTGTGCCATCATCTGCCCAATGAAAAACCAGTGTGACTCACGTTTCACGGTCCTTCCCCCGAGGCGGGCGTGACCGTTCCGAAAACTGCGCCCCGGCAGCCGCTGGGGGGGCTGACCCTGCTGGGCTGGCTGGCCGGGGCCGCCCTGACCTTCTTCCTGCTGTTCTTCCTGATCACCGCCGTGTTGCGGCAGATGCCCGAACCTATCGGCTCCCGCGCGGGCCTGTTCGTGGAAGGGGCCAGGATGACCCTGCTGCTGACGGTGTTCAGCGGACTGCTGGGGCTGCTGATCGGGGTCGTGGTGGGCATCATGCGCACCAGTACCCTGTGGCTGGTGCGCGCCCCGGCCTCGCTGTTCATCTGGCTGATTCGCGGGACGCCCCTGCTGGTGCAGATTCTGTTTGCCTACAACGCCATTCCGCCCACGTTCTACGCGCCGGTTCAGGGCCTGTTGCGCGACCTGCACCTCAACGTCCCCGATGAGTTCCTGCCCGCCGTGCTCGCGCTGTCGCTGAACGTCGGCGCGTACAACGCCGAGGTGATTCGCGCGGGCATTCTCGCCATTCCGCGCGGGCAGACCGAGGCAGCGCGCAGCCTGGGCCTCAGCGGCGCGCAGACCATGCGGACGGTCGTGCTGCCGCAGGCGCTCAGGATCGTGG includes the following:
- a CDS encoding ABC transporter substrate-binding protein, which produces MIKKALLTLTALTLLASVAQARTWDEIKRSGTIRIATEGAFPPFNVMKGNQPTGFEVDLANALAKQMGLKVQWVTQPFDNLLIGLNQDRYDFVIASHGITPERQKAVDFASPHYCTGGAIVTRPGGPMTAAALQGKKVGVQVGTTYLQNVSKLPGLGEVKTYPKDTDAQAALMAGRVDAWVGDRFTGLEVVKAQKGKLVQGDLLFKERIAMAVKKGNTSLLKELNAALAKAMNNGTYAKISNEYFGQDIRCR
- a CDS encoding amino acid ABC transporter permease — its product is MTVPKTAPRQPLGGLTLLGWLAGAALTFFLLFFLITAVLRQMPEPIGSRAGLFVEGARMTLLLTVFSGLLGLLIGVVVGIMRTSTLWLVRAPASLFIWLIRGTPLLVQILFAYNAIPPTFYAPVQGLLRDLHLNVPDEFLPAVLALSLNVGAYNAEVIRAGILAIPRGQTEAARSLGLSGAQTMRTVVLPQALRIVVPPLVNNLVALLKDSSLASSIALLELTLAGSRVTSETFQPVPVLTTVAAVYLALTTVMTFFTDQLEKRIKIATR
- the secA gene encoding preprotein translocase subunit SecA; the protein is MFRVLNKMFDNNERDVARIIKTVVQPVNALEEETMKVENLAEAFMDLRRRVQEGGESLDDVIVPAFALIREAGRRSIGKRHYDVQLIGGTALHQGRIAEMRTGEGKTLVATLALALNALEGKGCHLVTVNDYLARVGMEEMGLLYRTLGLTVGLASRDLQPHEKQAAYACDITYVTNSELGFDYLRDNMAQSREQLVLRADSPLHYAIVDEVDSILIDEARTPLIISGAAEKATDLYYVYAKLIRRLQRGEPAEPGKRTEPTGDYTIDEKGKQVHLTEQGISKIERLLSLPDLYSPENMDKAHMITQAIRARELYQREKDYIVNNEGEVIIIDEFTGRSMPGRRYGEGLHQAIEAKEGVKIENENQTLATITYQNFFRLYDKFAGMTGTAKTEEKEFLDIYGSDVLVIPTNRPVVRQDADDLVYRTRLGKYNAVVQEVAQIHATGRPILIGTASIDTSEQLSSLLTQAGIKHSVLNAKYEAQEASIIAQAGRSGTVTIATNMAGRGTDIMLGGNAEYILGEAIEQNFGISRFAPEAEAFIKAISRQDPEAERLGMQIPGMVPDFIRQAQQLQEGTVADRARVQELGGLHIIGTERHESRRIDNQLRGRAGRQGDPGSSRFYVSFEDDLMRLFANDRVVAMMDSLGMDDTQPIEAKMVTGAIAKAQARVEDRNFGIRKQLLEFDNVMSKQRDTIYAQRREVLLGADEDVEESTEGMIADFTDMQLAYYAPLDQAPESWDLDTLRTNMLEAVPQLETYDFEALRTMTPADAHAHLMNAVADTFDARKEELSPTMLNSLSRYVLLQVVDQHWKEHLHGMDVLRQGIGLRGYGQRDPFTEYKFEATNMFNDMIDNLKGEVTKFVFRMQFGQAS
- a CDS encoding ABC transporter ATP-binding protein encodes the protein MAEVVLEHINKYYGTKQHAVKDFNLHIADREFMVFVGPSGCGKSTTLRMIAGLEDISDGVLRIGDRIVNDVPPKDRDIAMVFQNYALYPHMNVYENMAFGLKLRKTPREEIDKRVRDAARILQIEHLLGRKPKELSGGQRQRVAMGRAIVREPKVFLMDEPLSNLDAKLRVEMRSQISQLHRRLGATIIYVTHDQVEAMTLGDRIVVMRDGLIMQVDTPMNLYDFPQNKFVAGFIGSPSMNFLTGRVQNGEFVVGSSRVAPMGRLAQSLKAYEGREVSLGIRPEHIGVVGFSELPRGVNVLRGRVVVVEPLGAQTDLIIDVEGQHITAKVEGQAPLEPGDDIELLIDQTRLHAFEQESEAAIDRGSPTGKRGQADTTGLGYEYGTPQVGQASMDSGTEVQVPTGSVTVISADD